One genomic window of Sulfuricurvum sp. IAE1 includes the following:
- a CDS encoding homoserine dehydrogenase: protein MTRVGVIGVGTVGRSVVEILEENRSIITARSGEEIVVKSGVVRNPEKVSDLSIAISQNPDDILDDPEIDIVVELMGGVDLPLQVVQKALRNGKAVVTANKALLAYHRYALQEIAGDIPFEFEASVAGGIPIINALRDGLSANHILSITGIMNGTCNFMLTKMMNEGAAFETVLAEAQALGYAEADPTFDIGGFDAAHKLLILASIAYGIDAKPEQMLIEGIEGITQADIAFAKEFGYTIKLLGIAKRDGNEVELRVHAALVSEEAMIAKIDGVMNGISVVGDRVGETLYYGPGAGGNATASAVVANIIDIVRSGKRSPMLGFNHPLEEGLRLKSSDEIRSKYYLRLRVSDKPGILAQITQLFADHAISIEAVIQRPCQKECAHLLFATHEATERSIREMMLRLETLSPVLEAPFMIRIV from the coding sequence GTGACCCGTGTCGGCGTAATCGGGGTCGGGACGGTCGGCCGCTCCGTCGTTGAAATTCTCGAAGAGAACCGTTCGATTATCACCGCCCGTTCAGGGGAAGAGATTGTGGTCAAAAGCGGTGTCGTACGCAACCCCGAAAAAGTTTCAGACCTCTCAATCGCGATATCGCAAAATCCCGACGATATTCTCGACGATCCCGAAATCGACATCGTCGTAGAGTTGATGGGGGGGGTTGACCTGCCGCTGCAGGTAGTCCAAAAAGCGCTTCGTAACGGCAAAGCGGTTGTCACGGCGAACAAGGCGCTGCTGGCGTACCACCGTTACGCGCTCCAGGAGATCGCGGGGGACATCCCGTTCGAATTCGAAGCGAGCGTTGCGGGGGGGATACCGATCATCAACGCGCTGCGCGACGGTTTATCTGCGAACCACATCCTCTCAATCACCGGGATCATGAACGGCACGTGCAATTTTATGCTGACCAAAATGATGAACGAAGGGGCGGCGTTTGAGACGGTACTGGCCGAAGCGCAGGCCCTGGGGTATGCCGAGGCCGATCCGACGTTCGATATCGGCGGCTTCGATGCGGCGCACAAGCTGCTGATCCTCGCGTCGATCGCGTACGGTATCGACGCGAAACCCGAGCAGATGCTGATCGAGGGGATCGAGGGGATCACACAGGCAGACATCGCATTTGCCAAAGAGTTCGGCTACACCATCAAACTTCTCGGGATCGCCAAACGCGACGGTAACGAGGTCGAACTGCGCGTTCATGCGGCGCTGGTGAGCGAAGAGGCGATGATCGCGAAAATCGACGGCGTGATGAACGGCATCAGCGTCGTCGGCGACCGTGTCGGCGAAACCCTCTATTACGGTCCGGGTGCGGGCGGAAACGCGACGGCGAGCGCGGTGGTGGCCAACATCATCGATATTGTACGCTCGGGCAAACGATCGCCGATGCTGGGATTCAACCATCCGCTCGAAGAGGGGCTCCGCCTAAAATCCAGTGATGAAATCCGCTCCAAGTATTATTTGCGCCTGCGGGTGTCGGACAAACCCGGGATTCTGGCCCAGATCACCCAACTCTTCGCCGATCACGCGATCTCTATCGAAGCGGTGATTCAGCGCCCCTGCCAGAAAGAGTGCGCCCACCTATTGTTCGCGACCCATGAAGCGACCGAACGCTCGATCCGCGAAATGATGCTCCGGCTTGAAACGCTCTCCCCGGTTCTTGAAGCTCCGTTTATGATACGGATCGTATAA
- the rpsK gene encoding 30S ribosomal protein S11: protein MAKRKATRKKIVKKNIAKGIVHILASFNNTLVTVTDEMGNMIAWSSAGSLGFKGSKKSTPFAAQQAVEAAMEKAMVHGIKEVGIKVQGPGSGRETAVKSVGAIEGVRVSFMKDVTPLPHNGCRAPKRRRV from the coding sequence ATGGCAAAAAGAAAAGCAACCCGTAAAAAAATCGTTAAAAAGAATATTGCCAAAGGTATCGTGCATATCCTGGCTTCATTCAATAACACCCTCGTAACCGTCACCGACGAAATGGGGAACATGATCGCATGGAGTTCAGCAGGAAGCCTTGGTTTCAAAGGTTCTAAAAAATCGACTCCGTTCGCTGCGCAACAAGCAGTCGAAGCGGCAATGGAAAAAGCTATGGTCCACGGAATCAAAGAAGTGGGAATTAAAGTTCAAGGTCCTGGTTCAGGACGTGAAACTGCAGTTAAAAGTGTCGGCGCTATCGAGGGCGTACGCGTTTCTTTCATGAAAGACGTTACTCCTCTGCCACACAATGGATGTCGTGCGCCTAAGCGCCGTCGCGTGTAA
- a CDS encoding RNA methyltransferase — protein sequence MLIYGKQPVFYALERHKDRIKTLYLAKEIDKKEYGALMKMGFEIKRIPPNAAQSMVKGGNHQGYIADISPVVPYASPFLKRCDFVVVLSSITDVGNIGSLVRSAYALGVDALVICGIKEPNLEPIIRTSTGAALDLPLVIVHNIHDVMHELKQSRFTLYGAMMEGKDVRETRFAPKRALILGNEGEGLSGRVQKGLDEGVSIRMAHDFDSLNVGVAGAILMERMR from the coding sequence ATGCTTATTTACGGAAAACAGCCCGTATTCTACGCGCTGGAGCGCCATAAAGACCGGATCAAGACCCTTTATCTGGCCAAAGAGATCGACAAAAAAGAGTACGGCGCCCTCATGAAAATGGGCTTCGAGATCAAGCGTATCCCTCCCAACGCCGCGCAGTCGATGGTGAAGGGGGGAAACCACCAGGGCTACATAGCCGATATCTCCCCGGTCGTTCCCTATGCCTCCCCGTTTCTCAAACGGTGCGATTTCGTGGTGGTGCTCAGCTCCATTACCGATGTCGGGAACATCGGTTCGCTGGTCCGCAGCGCGTATGCCCTCGGGGTCGATGCCCTTGTCATCTGCGGGATCAAAGAACCCAATCTCGAGCCGATTATCCGTACCAGTACCGGGGCCGCGCTCGATTTGCCGCTGGTGATCGTGCACAACATCCATGATGTCATGCACGAACTCAAACAGTCCAGATTTACCCTTTATGGGGCAATGATGGAAGGCAAGGACGTACGGGAAACGCGTTTTGCCCCCAAGCGGGCGCTGATCCTCGGAAACGAGGGCGAAGGGCTCAGCGGACGGGTTCAAAAAGGGCTGGATGAGGGGGTGTCGATCCGGATGGCACACGATTTTGATTCCCTGAACGTCGGCGTTGCCGGCGCAATTTTGATGGAGAGAATGCGATGA
- the rpsM gene encoding 30S ribosomal protein S13 has product MARIAGVDLPKKKRIEYGLTYIYGIGLHTSRKILDATGIDYNKRVYELSEDEAATIAKEIRNSGIAVEGDLRKEVAMDIKALMDLGSYRGLRHRKGLPCRGQKTKTNARTRKGKKKTVGSATK; this is encoded by the coding sequence ATGGCACGTATTGCTGGTGTAGACTTACCTAAGAAAAAACGGATCGAGTACGGTCTGACCTATATCTACGGGATCGGACTTCATACGTCTCGCAAAATTTTGGATGCGACAGGGATCGATTACAATAAACGTGTATACGAACTCTCAGAAGACGAAGCGGCAACTATCGCCAAAGAGATCCGCAACAGCGGTATCGCGGTTGAGGGGGACCTTCGTAAAGAAGTCGCTATGGATATCAAAGCGTTGATGGACCTGGGTTCATACCGTGGTCTTCGTCACCGTAAAGGTCTTCCATGCCGCGGACAGAAAACGAAAACCAATGCACGCACACGCAAAGGTAAAAAGAAAACTGTCGGCTCGGCCACAAAGTAA
- the rpsD gene encoding 30S ribosomal protein S4, producing the protein MARYRGPVEKIERRFGVSLGLKGERRLAGKSALDKRPYGPGQHGQRRTKISEYGTQLREKQKAKFMYGLSEKQMRSLFAEAKRRTGNTGTNLVILLEQRLDNVVYRMGFATTRRFARQLVNHGHILVDGKRVDIPSYRVKPGQKVEIHEKSKKNNQIVRAVELTNQTGLAPWVDIDQDKVFGIFTRLPEREEVVIPVEERLIVELYSK; encoded by the coding sequence ATGGCAAGATATAGAGGACCCGTAGAAAAAATCGAAAGAAGATTCGGAGTAAGCCTTGGACTTAAAGGTGAACGCCGTCTAGCAGGTAAAAGTGCCCTTGACAAACGTCCGTACGGACCTGGCCAGCATGGTCAGCGCCGCACTAAAATCTCAGAGTACGGTACACAGCTTCGCGAAAAACAAAAAGCGAAATTCATGTACGGTCTGAGCGAAAAACAGATGCGTTCACTGTTCGCCGAAGCGAAACGCCGCACGGGTAACACCGGTACCAACCTGGTAATTCTCCTTGAGCAGCGCCTTGACAACGTTGTCTACCGCATGGGCTTCGCGACAACTCGTCGTTTCGCTCGCCAGCTGGTCAACCACGGCCACATTCTGGTAGACGGAAAACGTGTTGATATCCCTTCTTACCGTGTAAAACCGGGCCAAAAAGTGGAAATTCACGAGAAAAGCAAAAAGAACAACCAGATCGTTCGTGCGGTTGAATTGACTAACCAAACCGGCCTTGCTCCATGGGTTGATATCGACCAGGACAAAGTTTTCGGTATCTTTACACGTCTTCCTGAGCGTGAAGAAGTTGTGATCCCTGTTGAGGAACGTCTAATCGTCGAGCTTTACTCGAAATAA
- the rpmJ gene encoding 50S ribosomal protein L36, translating to MKVRSSVKKMCDDCKIIKRKGVVRVICKTPKHKQRQG from the coding sequence ATGAAAGTACGTTCTTCAGTGAAGAAAATGTGCGACGATTGCAAAATCATCAAGCGCAAAGGGGTAGTTCGCGTAATCTGCAAAACCCCAAAACATAAACAAAGACAAGGATAA
- a CDS encoding LL-diaminopimelate aminotransferase — protein MFDEIQFDRIKRLPKYVFAEVNELKMARRRAGADVIDFSMGNPDGDTPEHIREKLIESAQKTKTHGYSVSKGIPKLRQAICDWYKRRYDVDLDPETEAVATMGSKEGYAHLAYAITNPGDVVVVPDPTYPIHSYAFILAGGNVQKMELPFDEDYKVDEDLFFERLEQAFHVSFPKPKYVVVNFPHNPTTATVTPAFYTRIVEMAKRERFYIISDIAYGDITFDGYATPSILAVPGAKDVAVESFTLSKSYNMAGWRVGFFVGNPKLIGALQKIKSWLDYGMFTPIQVAATVALQGDQSCVKEIVEKYDHRQDVLLEAFNRAGWPIRRNQSSMFVWARIPECARHMGSLEFSKRLLVEANVAVAPGIGFGDYGDEYVRIALIENDKRIRQAAKNIKHFLQSLGCKGGE, from the coding sequence ATGTTTGATGAAATCCAATTCGACCGGATTAAACGCCTTCCCAAATATGTATTTGCCGAAGTAAACGAACTGAAAATGGCGCGTCGCCGCGCCGGCGCCGACGTCATCGATTTTAGTATGGGGAACCCCGACGGAGACACCCCCGAGCACATCAGAGAGAAACTGATCGAATCGGCCCAAAAAACGAAAACGCACGGCTATTCGGTCTCCAAAGGTATTCCCAAACTGCGTCAGGCGATCTGCGACTGGTACAAACGCCGCTACGACGTCGATCTCGACCCCGAAACCGAAGCGGTCGCGACGATGGGTTCCAAAGAGGGTTACGCCCACCTGGCATACGCGATCACCAACCCCGGCGACGTCGTCGTCGTCCCCGATCCGACCTATCCGATCCATTCATATGCGTTTATCCTCGCCGGCGGTAACGTACAGAAAATGGAACTGCCCTTCGACGAAGACTACAAAGTGGACGAAGACCTCTTTTTCGAGCGTCTGGAGCAGGCGTTTCACGTCTCTTTCCCCAAGCCCAAATACGTCGTCGTCAATTTCCCGCACAATCCAACGACCGCGACCGTGACGCCCGCGTTTTACACCCGTATCGTCGAGATGGCCAAGCGCGAGCGTTTTTACATCATCAGCGACATCGCTTACGGCGATATTACGTTTGACGGCTACGCAACCCCTTCGATTCTTGCGGTTCCGGGAGCAAAAGACGTCGCGGTCGAGAGTTTCACCCTCTCCAAAAGCTATAACATGGCGGGGTGGCGCGTCGGTTTCTTCGTCGGAAACCCAAAACTGATCGGCGCGTTGCAGAAAATCAAAAGCTGGCTGGATTACGGGATGTTTACCCCGATCCAGGTTGCGGCGACCGTCGCGTTGCAGGGAGATCAGAGCTGCGTCAAGGAGATCGTGGAAAAATACGATCATCGCCAGGATGTCCTGCTCGAAGCGTTTAACCGCGCCGGGTGGCCGATCCGCCGTAATCAGTCGTCGATGTTCGTCTGGGCCCGCATTCCCGAATGTGCCCGCCATATGGGAAGCCTTGAATTCTCCAAACGTCTCCTCGTCGAAGCGAACGTCGCGGTGGCTCCGGGGATCGGATTCGGCGATTACGGCGACGAGTACGTCCGTATTGCGTTGATCGAAAACGACAAACGGATCCGCCAGGCGGCGAAAAACATCAAGCATTTTCTCCAGTCGCTGGGCTGCAAGGGTGGCGAGTGA